The genomic segment TGTAGGACCAACAAAGAGGAGCGACGCTATTGGCTTATCTTCTTCATTAAAACCTGCCCTAGATCGCTTTATAGATCTTACTAAAGTGTCTATAGCGTCTCTTTGCCCAAAAACTTGTTTCTTTAAATTAATATCTAGATTTTTCAGTATATCTATTTCATTATTTGATACACTTTGCTCTGGAATTTTTGCAATAGAAGCTACTATTTTTTCCACTGCACCCACCGTAATAAGAATAGTCTCTTCATTGTCTTCAGCATAAAGCCTTGCATAAGCACCTGCTTCATCCATAATATCTATAGCCTTATCTGGAAGAAATCTGTCCTTAATGTACTTGCTAGATAATTCTACTGCTATTTTTAAAGCTTCATCTTTGTATGTAACATTATGGTAAGTTTCGTATTTATCTTTTAACCCCATAAGAATATCGAAAGTATCCTCAACTGAAGGCTCTGGCACCTCAATTTTTTGAAATCTTCTAGCCAGTGCACTGTCTTTTTCAAAATGTTTCTTATATTCATCATAAGTAGTTGATCCAATAAATCTTACCTTACCATCTGCAAGAAAGGGTTTTAAAATATTAGAAGCATCCATAGATCCTCCAGAAACTGCACCTGCTCCAACTATAGTATGGATTTCATCTATATACACTATAGGTTTTTCTTCCTTACTAATTTCGCTTAACACTTTTTTGATACGTTCTTCAAAATCTCCTCTATACTTTGTACCTGCGAGAAGAGCACCCATATCCAAATAATATATTTTACTCCCTTGCAATAACTTTGGCACTTTATTTTCTACAATTAATTGTGCAAGACCTTCAGTAATAGCAGTCTTACCTACTCCAGGTTCCCCTACATGCACCGGATTATTTTTAAGCCTCCTGCATAATACCTGTAAGGTTCTTAGCAGAATATCTTGTCTCCCTATAAGAGGATCCATCTCTCCTTTGCCTGCTTGTTCTGTTAACTCTACAGTAAAGTTACTTAAAAAATTTTCCTTCTCATTGGGATTTTCAATTTCCTCTTCATAGGTGTATTCTATATCTTCTTCATTGTCAGTAAATCTCACCGGCTCTTCTATCTCATTATCTGTTGTAGAATCAAAATCAAAAGTATCTACCACAGAGATACCATGAGCTATATAATTAAGAAGATCTCTTCTCTTCATTTGCTGTTTCCGCAAAAAATAAGAAGCAAAGCTTTCATCATCATCATACATGGCCACAATCACATCGCCTATCTTAACTATCTCTTTACCCGAAAGCATAACATGATCTGCAGCCGTTGATAGAATGGTTTGAATTCCAATTGTTTGGATCGGCTCTACATCTTCTACGATTTCTATATTTTCCTTTAAAAATTTTGTTATTTGTTTTTTAAGTCTTTTAACATTCCCGCCACTATTCTCTACTATTTCAATTCCCTCTTCAAAAAATAAAGAAGCGTAAAGAATATGTTCTGGTGTAAAGTATTCATGATTTGACATTTGAGCTTCATTAAAAGCCGCAGTAATAATCTCATTTACTATATTATCTAATTGCATAATTACTCCTCTTCTAAGGTTAGTTTCAGTGGAAATCCACTTTCTTCACACATATCCATAGCTTGATCAATTTTTGTTATACCTACGTCATAGCTGTATATACCTGCAACGCCACTACCTTTTTTATGGACTTCAAACATGGTTTTTGTGGCTTCCACAACCTGTTTTTTAAAAACCCCAACTAAAACCTGCACAACAAACTCCATACTTGTATAATCATCATTGTGGATTATCACCATGTACTTACTAGGCTTCTTAATCTTCATTTCTATTTTTTCTTTAATGATAATTTCCTCATCGAAGGTCCTTTTTTCTGACATAATTAACAACCCCACTGTTTTTATTAAAATTTATGTTTAATAATCTAAAAAAATAACTATTCACATACTAGTCTATTTTATTTTCTATACCTTGCTCCAAGACTATTATATCCTACTTGTTTATATATTACTGCATTTACCTATATTATTTCAACTATTCTATACTTTTATATTTCATATCTAGCATTTAAAATATACTGATGTTTGAATGAACCATTTTTTTATTATTTACATAGTATGTAGAAGGTCATAAGACCTAAAAAAAAGGAGGAATTACTTTTGGAAAATAATCAAATTCTTCACCCTTGCGATAATTGTGGTGAAATTATTAGTTCAAAAACATTACCTTTAAGCAGTGGAATTAATATTACACCAGTTGGCATTAATGGCCCCCTAGTAGCTAAAATCCCTGTAGTTCTCGGCGAAAGAGAAATTCAAATAGATGTTGAAGCTGAGTTTAGATTGAACGAACCATTCTATGAAATTAAAAGAATAAAGAAAAATGTATATTTAACTCAATGCAAATTACTTCCAAGATCAGGAGTAATTGAAAATGGTGTTCTTAGATCCGGAAAATTATTTATAAGTGGATTTGTAAGGAAAAATATAGAATATGCAACCGCTGACTGCATCGAAGATAAAATTGTAAGTGGTAGAATAGCTCATACAACAATAGATGTCAAATTTACAACCGTAACAGAAGTTCAATATGTTGTACCACCAATAGTTAATGTTCGCAGAGCTCAAACTGAAATAGATTTATTAAGTAGTTGTGTGTGCCATGACGACTGCAAAGAAACTCTTATCGGAAAATCAGCATGTGAGCAATCTTTTGAAGATAATATAACTTTTACTGAAAGCCCATACTGTGAATTAGAAGGAGTAAGAATTTTTGAAGACGATATGAATACAGACCCTATATACCATAAAACTAATTCAAACGTACAACTTTACAATAAAGTAATTGAAAAAATGGTTGTTTATGTTAGAGTTAAAGTATTACAATTACAACAGGTAAATATACCATATGATGATCCAGTTAACCCCATTTGCACTACGAGTAAATATTCCGATTTCTGCGAGTAAATATTTCACTATAGACATTTAGATATAGCCGTTCTTCTAAAGAAGATATCTTCCTTTAGAAGCACGGTTATTTATATATTTAAAGTAACACTTTCTTTATTTTCTACATAGTATGTAGAAGGTCATAAGACCTGAAAAAAAGGAGGAATTACTTTTGGAAAATAATCAAACTCTTCACCCTTGCGATAATTGTGGTGAAGTTATTAGTTCAAAAACATTACCTTTAAGCAGTGGAACTACTATCAGACCAGTTGGCATTAATGGCCCTCTAGTAGCTAAAATTCCTGTAGTTCTCGGCGAAAGGGAAATTCAAATAGATGTCGAAGCTGAGTTTAGATTGAACGAACCATTCTATGAAATTAAAAGAATAAAGAAAAATGTATATTTAACTCAATGCAAGTTACTTCCAAGATCAGGAGTAATTGAAAATGGCATTCTAAGATCTGGCAAATTATTTATAAGTGGATTTGTAAGAAAAAATATAGAATATGCTACTGCTGACTGTATCGACGATAAAATTGTAAGTGGTAGAATAGCTCACACAACCGTAGATGTCAAATTTACAACTGTAACAGAAGTTCAATATGTTGTACCACCAGTAGTTAACGTTCGCAGCGCTCAAACCGAAATAGATTTATTAAGTAGTTGTATGTGCCATGATGACTGCAAAGAAACTCTTATTGGAAAATCAGCATGTGAGCAATCTTTTGAAGATAATATAACTTTTACTGAAAGCCCATACTGTGAATTAGAAGGAGTAAGAATTTTTGAGGACGATATGAATACAGATCCTATGTACCATAAAACTAATTCAAATGTAAAACTTTATAATAAAGTAATTGAAAAAATGGTTGTATATGTTAGAGTTAAAGTATTACAATTGCAACAAGTGAATATTCCGCTATAGACATTTAGATATAACCGTTCTTCTAAAATAATATAATTCTTTAGAAGAACGGTTATTTATATATAATTAATATAATACGTATTCCATATTCAATAATATTTAATTACATAAGGCATATGAAATAAAATAACTCTACAGTATGCTATCTAGCCCGTTTTATTTAATATTTCTGACCCTTATAATAAAGGAGCATTTTTGAATGAAGGAAAAAAATAACTGTGATAAATCAAGGCTGATGAAGTTACTTATTGTTTTGAATATGTTGCAACGACCAAATTGTTTTATAATTTTTAATGAATCATCTAAAAAAGTCTCAACAAATGTTAATCACAAAAATAATTTATGCTTACAAAAAAATGCAAAAGATAGAATGAATGTAGAATATATACTTCCTATTAAACAAGTAAATATTGAAGATGACTCAAATTTTATACCTCCTCTTAAACAAATAAATATTGAAGGTGACTCAGATTTTATGCTTCCTCTTAAACATGTAAACATTGAAGGTGACTTAGATTTTATACCGCCTCTTAAACATGTAAATATTGAAGGTGACTCAGATTTTATACCGCCTCTTAAACAAGTAAATATTGAAGGTGACTCAGATTTTATACCGCCTCTTAAACATGTAAATATTGAAGGTGACTCAGATTCTATACCTCCTATTTGCGATAAATTAATTATGTCAAAACTGCTTGTTATTTTAAAACTCTTACAACAATCATCTTATAATGAAGATATTAATAAGATATTTAAAAACAGGTTAACAAATATCAAGCATAAAAATAATTTAAGTGTACAAAAAAATACAAACGATAAAATTACTACAAAATTTATACTTCCTACACGCAAATTAATTATTAAAACTGATACAGAATGTATAAAAAAAGAAGGTGACATTAATACTACTCCCGATTGTATTTATGATATCCGTGGAAGTATAAATACTAACCCCAGTAAAAGCTTAGTATCGACCTTCCCCCTCATAATTGCAGAAAAAACCATAGATATTCCTATTGAATCAACATTTAGATTAAAAAACGCTGCCTTAGATATAAAAAACATGAAAAAAGACGTATACTTAACTAATAGTAAGCTTATACCTTTGTATAAAAAAGATGATATTTCTCCCTCCTTAAATGGAAAACTTTTTTTAGAAGGTTTTGTAAGAAACAAAGTAGATTCCTCTATAGCTAAAGATGTTCACGATGGTATAATTAATTTAGATACTGAATCTCTTATAATTTATACTCCTTTTAAATGCACTACTTTGATCCAGTATAAAGTCCCCCCCATTTTCTCTAATCAAAATCCTCTAGATTATATACCAATTTATGTCTCATTAGATTGTTTAGATGTTAATAAAGGTTATGGTGATTATCTATACAAAAAAAATATAGAATGTGATAGATATATAGATTGCAGTGTTCCACCTATAAATTGCGAAATAGAAAAAGCTAAAATTTATGAAACATATACCCTTGTTGATAAAACGCCATTTAATAAAGACTTTCCTATAGAAATCAATTTTAATACTATCAAAGAAAACATAATAATAAATCTTTCATTAACATTACTTCAAGAACAAGATGTAGCCATAAACTATAAAAAAACTAAATAGATAATTTATAGTAATGTTTAAATAAAAAAACATGGCAAAACTGTTATATGTTGATTAAATTTTATTTTACTCTCCTAATAAACTTCATTTCACAATTTACTCTATTATACTAGATCATATTCTCTAAAAACCTTAAACAGTAAAACCCCCAAGGTAGCGAGGCCGCTGAAAAAAGCACTCTTTATTTAGTAGAGTTTTCAAGCTTGAATAGAAAAAGCATGAGATATTCATATTTTGGATATCTCATGCTTTTTATTTTATAATTAAGTTTTAAAAGCCCTATTTCATGCTTTTCAACTTAATTATTCTCTTTAGATTCACAGTGAAGATTGATAATGCACCTTGCATTTGCATGCTAATTAAGCCTGACGATATTGCTACATCATAGCTATGTTGGTGCTTAAGTTCACTGTTTTTAGCCTCTATCATATAACGTTCCCTAGCTCGTTTTTTAAAATATTCACTTTTTTCGAACTCTATTTGATCTTTGTGAGTATTTGACTTTATTGAAACTGAATAAGTTTTAGATTTAGCGCCTTCTTTATAACACCCATCTTTATGAACACAATTTTTACACTTTTCTACATTAAAATAGTAGGTTAGCACTTGATTTTTACCAACATTCTTCTTTCCCTGTTTTGCTTTTTTAATAGCCATATGACCTGCCGGACATACAAATAAACCAGCATCTTTATTAAACTCAAATTCATCTTCTTTTTTTCGCATTCCTTGTGAAATTACAGGATTTAGTCTTGAAATTAATGCAATTTTATTTTCTTTTGTATATTCTAGGTTTTTCTTTTCAGAATAAGCTGTATCTCCAATTACTTCATTTACATCTATACCAGCCTCACGGCTTTTTTCTATTAAGGTTATGAGCTCCTTTCCATCACTTTTTTCGCCAGTTGTAATAACAGCTGCTGTAATTAAACGTTCTTCACTCATAGCAAGGTGTGATTTATATCCAAAAAAAGAACTATCCTCAGTTTTATGCCCCACTTTTGCATCCTCATCTTTTGATATTTTTAGATTTTCTAAGTCATCATTAATAGCTTCCATTAAGTAGTTTAATTTAGTTTTCACAGCTGGATTTGCTGCAGTTTCTGGCTTCTCGTTTATGGTATCAATTAATAATTTGCAGTACTCAAGAATATCTTCAAGTACTCCAGTTGTAACTTTATTAGGTAACTCTTCTTTAATACCAGGATGTACTCCGTACAATGTTTTTCTTAAGTTTTTTGCACGTTTCAATAATTCCTCGCTTGCTGACTTTTGGTTATAACGTGACTTGGTATGCGTAGCATCAACTATTATTGCTTTACTTTTTAAAACTCCCTCTTTTATAGCAAGTTCTACAGTCTTGTTTATTAATAAATCCAATAAATTCATGTCTTTAAGGCGAAGCTTTCTAAATTTAGTTAGTGTACTTGAGTTTATTAAATTTGTTTCTTCTGGGGCTAAATTTAGAAAATATTTAAAGGACATGTCATAAAGAGTTCTTTCAACAACATCTTCATCAGACAATTCATATATTACTTTCAAAAGTAAATATTTAAATAGCATTATGGGGTTAATAGCACCTCTACCCATAGATGAACTATAGTTAATCATCAATTCGTCATAAACAAATGAAAAGTCAACAAGGTCATTAATTTGCTTTAAAATGTTATCTTTCGGAATAATTAACGAATATAAGCTATGGTATGTATTTATTTTTATTTCCAATTGTCCTTTTAGCATAATAGTTTAGCCCCTTTTATTTTATTCTACTATACTAATTCGACATATCTTTTAAAATTCCTTTTTGTTTTTTAGTCTTTTATATAAAAAAATCGCCATCTTTAATTAGATGACGATTTTTCATATAGTTTTTCAGTGGCCTCAAGGTAGCTTGGGGTTTTTTACTATTATTATACTCCCTTTCCAAATGTACAATCAGGATACCTACATTCCTCACACTCCATACAAAGTCCCCCATGACCATATGCTGCTATATCAGCAAAACTCAATTTTTCCTTTGCGAGTACCCTTGGTAATACCAAATCAAATATAGTTCTCTTAGAGTACATTACACATCCCGGAAGTCCTAAGATTGGAATATTTCCTTTATAAGCTAGCAAGAACATTGCACCTGGAAGCACGGGTGATCCATATGTTACAATTTCTGCCCCTGTATTTTGAATTGCTACAGGGGTAACGTCATCAGGATCTACTGACATTCCGCCAGTACAGATTACCATTCCAGCCCCCTGCTCTATCCATGCGTCTACAGCCTCCGTTATCTTATTCTCATCATCTGAAAGTATAGTTTGTCCAAGTATTTCACAACCGTATTCCGTAACTTTGCTTCTTATTACAGGACCAAACGCATCCTTTATTCTGCCATGATATACTTCACTGCCTGTAGTAACAATTCCTACTTTCATTGGTGCATACGGTATTATGCTTACAATTTTCGCATCGCCGATTAAATCCTCTGCTTTTTTTATCTTATCCTCCTCAATTAC from the Clostridium sp. CM027 genome contains:
- the clpA gene encoding ATP-dependent Clp protease ATP-binding subunit ClpA translates to MQLDNIVNEIITAAFNEAQMSNHEYFTPEHILYASLFFEEGIEIVENSGGNVKRLKKQITKFLKENIEIVEDVEPIQTIGIQTILSTAADHVMLSGKEIVKIGDVIVAMYDDDESFASYFLRKQQMKRRDLLNYIAHGISVVDTFDFDSTTDNEIEEPVRFTDNEEDIEYTYEEEIENPNEKENFLSNFTVELTEQAGKGEMDPLIGRQDILLRTLQVLCRRLKNNPVHVGEPGVGKTAITEGLAQLIVENKVPKLLQGSKIYYLDMGALLAGTKYRGDFEERIKKVLSEISKEEKPIVYIDEIHTIVGAGAVSGGSMDASNILKPFLADGKVRFIGSTTYDEYKKHFEKDSALARRFQKIEVPEPSVEDTFDILMGLKDKYETYHNVTYKDEALKIAVELSSKYIKDRFLPDKAIDIMDEAGAYARLYAEDNEETILITVGAVEKIVASIAKIPEQSVSNNEIDILKNLDINLKKQVFGQRDAIDTLVRSIKRSRAGFNEEDKPIASLLFVGPTGVGKTEISKQLSSSLAIPLIRFDMSEYQEKHTVARLIGAPPGYVGYEEGGMLIEAIKRNPYCVLLLDEIEKAHPDIFNVLLQVMDYATLTDNTGKKADFRNVILIMTSNAGAREAGKHIIGFGDKMESGQVITKEVERVFSPEFRNRLDNIIVFNKIDEAMALQIAKKAMKQFEEKLLTKNIKLKVTDNLYDWLSKKGFSEDYGAREINRVVQKEIKAYFVDEVLFGDLCTGGSAIVDIVDGKLTIIKGN
- a CDS encoding ATP-dependent Clp protease adaptor ClpS, encoding MSEKRTFDEEIIIKEKIEMKIKKPSKYMVIIHNDDYTSMEFVVQVLVGVFKKQVVEATKTMFEVHKKGSGVAGIYSYDVGITKIDQAMDMCEESGFPLKLTLEEE
- a CDS encoding CsxC family protein, producing MENNQILHPCDNCGEIISSKTLPLSSGINITPVGINGPLVAKIPVVLGEREIQIDVEAEFRLNEPFYEIKRIKKNVYLTQCKLLPRSGVIENGVLRSGKLFISGFVRKNIEYATADCIEDKIVSGRIAHTTIDVKFTTVTEVQYVVPPIVNVRRAQTEIDLLSSCVCHDDCKETLIGKSACEQSFEDNITFTESPYCELEGVRIFEDDMNTDPIYHKTNSNVQLYNKVIEKMVVYVRVKVLQLQQVNIPYDDPVNPICTTSKYSDFCE
- a CDS encoding CsxC family protein, whose translation is MENNQTLHPCDNCGEVISSKTLPLSSGTTIRPVGINGPLVAKIPVVLGEREIQIDVEAEFRLNEPFYEIKRIKKNVYLTQCKLLPRSGVIENGILRSGKLFISGFVRKNIEYATADCIDDKIVSGRIAHTTVDVKFTTVTEVQYVVPPVVNVRSAQTEIDLLSSCMCHDDCKETLIGKSACEQSFEDNITFTESPYCELEGVRIFEDDMNTDPMYHKTNSNVKLYNKVIEKMVVYVRVKVLQLQQVNIPL
- a CDS encoding IS1182 family transposase, which produces MLKGQLEIKINTYHSLYSLIIPKDNILKQINDLVDFSFVYDELMINYSSSMGRGAINPIMLFKYLLLKVIYELSDEDVVERTLYDMSFKYFLNLAPEETNLINSSTLTKFRKLRLKDMNLLDLLINKTVELAIKEGVLKSKAIIVDATHTKSRYNQKSASEELLKRAKNLRKTLYGVHPGIKEELPNKVTTGVLEDILEYCKLLIDTINEKPETAANPAVKTKLNYLMEAINDDLENLKISKDEDAKVGHKTEDSSFFGYKSHLAMSEERLITAAVITTGEKSDGKELITLIEKSREAGIDVNEVIGDTAYSEKKNLEYTKENKIALISRLNPVISQGMRKKEDEFEFNKDAGLFVCPAGHMAIKKAKQGKKNVGKNQVLTYYFNVEKCKNCVHKDGCYKEGAKSKTYSVSIKSNTHKDQIEFEKSEYFKKRARERYMIEAKNSELKHQHSYDVAISSGLISMQMQGALSIFTVNLKRIIKLKSMK
- a CDS encoding molybdopterin-binding protein, which produces MKKIPVRDAVGSVLCHDITQIVPGVVKDRAFKKGHIIKEEDIQLLLSLGKDNIYVWEEKQGYLHENDAAERLRALTAGVGLTFSEVKEGKINFIAEHDGLLIINTRLLYGLNSLGEIILATLHNNYPVKKGQKVAGTRVIPLVIEEDKIKKAEDLIGDAKIVSIIPYAPMKVGIVTTGSEVYHGRIKDAFGPVIRSKVTEYGCEILGQTILSDDENKITEAVDAWIEQGAGMVICTGGMSVDPDDVTPVAIQNTGAEIVTYGSPVLPGAMFLLAYKGNIPILGLPGCVMYSKRTIFDLVLPRVLAKEKLSFADIAAYGHGGLCMECEECRYPDCTFGKGV